The genomic region TATCCTTGGTGACTCCCAAGCGGGCCTTATATTTTTCGTATTCTATTTCCCAATCTTTTCGTTGCCGGTTTTCTTCCCCGGACTTTTCCGGTTGCCCCTTGAACCATGGCGTATCTTCGGGTCTGAGAGTGAGTAGCCATTCGCGTAGCAAATGGGTGGAAACACAATCCACCCTGTTATAATCGGCAATCTCCTGCAATAATTCGCCTGCACCGGTTTCGCGCCATTTGTTATAGACGATGATGCTGTCAGTTGCCGTTGTTACCTCACCGTCGCGCTCACCCATGTAAAAAACCTCTAAATTTTTGAGTGAATAGCCCGGCTCGGAAGTGCAAATGCTCTCACGCACAACCTGATACAGATCAATAAATTTCCGGTTGCGGAGCAGATTGTCCAGTTGTTCTTCACACACCGCGTAACGGCAGGCCAGACGCTTGAGCGCTGTCGTTTCATAGTGGTTGTAGTGATAAATATGGGCAGACGGATACCCGGCCAGATGATTGGCTAAAAAACCCATAAAGCGCTCAAAAGATTTTTTCTCTTCTTTATGATCATGCGCCCAAAATGGATTGAATAGATTTTCTCCGTCTTTGACGTAATAAACCCCGATAAGATATTCCAGACCATCAGGATAAAGTGGGTCGCCTTCCATATCGAAGAACAGATCGCCATCATTCGGCATAGGTATGCGGGCAAAGCCTTTGTCCGGCGGAGATGAAATAATTTCGCACTTGTTCTCGCCTGTCTTCGCTTTGTGGCACTGCAAGACCGCCTGGGAACGCAGGCGTAGGAATACATCGCCGTTGAGGTCGGGAATCACGGCATCGGGGGTTGTGCCGGCCAGAGCGGCAACCGTTTGAACACCGGCCTCCCGCAGTTTGTTCATCTGTGAGCGCCGGATATTTGCCACAAGGCTTAAGTGATCATCTTCCTCCCACCGCATTTTACAACCGTCACGCCACTTGCAAAAAGTACAATGGCTACATGGCTCAGGATATGAATCGGCAGTAAGGTTCCGGACATAATTTTCAAAACGCCCCCTGGTGCGGGTGTAGTAATAGAAGAAGTCGGCCACCCGGAAGCTGCGCTTTTCCTGATTACCTAAAACCAGATGCATATTGGCCGGGCGTAAGCCCTGCAATTTCGCCAGCAACTCCGAATAGACACACAGTTGCATGATGTGTTTGGGGGCAACCGTCCGCGCCAGTTTAGTATCAAGCACCTCATAGCTGAAATCGCCCAGGCGGGAAGGCCTGTCGCATCTAATCAGAAAATCGGCATCCCCCCGCCACGGTGTGTCAAAGAAAACGGCCTGATAAATCACATCTGCGCCGGATTGTAAGGCATCCAGCGTCAGTTTAGCCCTATCCTTCAAATTTAGGTCTTTGGGGATGTCAACAACGGTATTGCCCTTATCCTTCAGACACCGGAGACAGGCAACCTCATGCTCCAGCCCTTTGCTCTGTAGCAACTGGTTTATCGGGCTGTCATCGGTAGTCTCCATGTCCTCATCCAGCGCCTTCATATCAAGCAGGCTGGCATGGTGGCATCCTAAGAAGGTGGCCATGTCCGAAGGTGAGTAGAGAATCTGATCGTTATCGTACCGCTGCATGACCCTGCCCCAAATCCTGATTTCCCCGACAACTTACCCGTCATGTATGGAAATTATGGAACTTACTATACAATAGCTCCCAAATGGGGGGATGACGTCACGCCCGTAAGATACTACATTAAAGAGTAAGCAAAACAACGGAACGGCGGAAGTATCAATTTTATGACAGACTCTCTCCATAATCAGGGCAATGGCGTTGACGGCACCCAGGGCAGCACCCCGAACGGCAGTTTCATTATTGAGACAACGGCGGAAAAATTCGCCGCCGATGTTATGGAGGCCTCAATGCAGCTTCCCGTTATTGTGGATTTCTGGGCTCCGTGGTGCGAGCCATGCCGCCAGTTGACGCCTGTTCTGGAAAAAATCGTATCCGCCGCAAATGGCGCCGTCCGGTTGGTCAAACTCAACATCGAAGACCATCCCGCTATTGCCCGGCAGTTGCAGGTTCAATCTATTCCGGCGGTATTTGCCTTTCGTAACGGACGCCCCGTAGACGGATTTATGGGAGCCCTGCCGGAAAGTCAGGTGCGGCAATTTATCTCTAAGCTTGCGGGCGGTGATGTTGGGCCAACCCCTGCCGAAGCTCTTATTGAGGCAGCCGGTGCCGCCCTTCAGCAAGAGGATCTGGCTGCCGCCGCTCAGGCCTATGGACAGGCACTCCAGCAGGAGCCGGAAAACCCCGCCGCCATCGGCGGACTGGCTCAGTGTTATCTGGCCATGGGAGACAATGAGGGTGCCCGCAAGACACTGGATATGGCACCGGAGGCTTTAGCAAGTCATCCTGATATTGCCGCCGCCCGGGCAGCCGCGGCTCTGGCGGAGAAATCCGGTGACCTGGGGGAGTCCTCCGCTCTTGAGGCGCGGATAGCGGATAATCCTGACGACTTTGGGGCGCGTCACGATATAGCGCTTATTCTTGGCGGTGCGGGACGGAAAGAAGAGGCGGCACAGCATCTTTTGCATATCATAGAACGCAACCGGAACTGGAATGATGAGGCCGCCCGCAAGCAGCTTCTTGAGTTTTTTGATGCATGGGGGCCAACAGACCCGGCCACCGTTGATGGGCGGCGCAAACTGTCTTCCATTTTATTTAGCTAAATCATGACTCAAAATTATGTCTCAAAACGCCCGCAAAACCACTTTTGATGATTTACCTGACACGCTGGCGGTCTTTCCATTAGGCCGGGCGTTGTTGTTGCCGCGCACTCAACTGCCGCTCAATATATTTGAGCCGCGTTATCTTGCCATGATTGATGATGCCCTTGCCGGAAACCGCCTGATTGGCATGATACAGCCCAAAGAGGCCGACACCCCCGGGCAGAAAGATGATTCTTCCTATGAAGCCGATAGTCCCGAGCTTTATAGTGTTGGTTGTGTGGGCCGCATAACGGCATTTTCAGAAACTGACGACGGACGGGTTTTAGCGTCTTTGACCGGTATATGCCGTTTTGAGATCGTAGAAGAAATAAAAACAGACACTCCCTACCGGCAATGCCGCATGTCTTTCGAGCAATTTGCCCATGACTTAAAAGAAGACCATGGTGCCGATGTAGTAGACCGCGACAGTTTGCTCGCCGTTCTTAAAAAATGGTTGACGCGCCATGAAATGCAGGCCGACTGGCAAGCCATCAACCAGTCATCCAATGAGCAGCTCGTAAATTCTTTATCGGCCATCTGCCCCTATGGGGCGCGTGAAAAACAGGCCCTTCTGGAAACGGAGTCACTGGAGAAGCGTAATCAGGTTTTAATCGCCTTGACGGAAATGGCGTTGGCACAAAATGACGATCAGGAAACACGCCTTCAATAGAAGCACATTCAGGAAAAACACACGGAAACACCCATGCCCCCCACAGAAGACAAAAAAGACGTAAAAGACAAAAAAGACACCCCCGCCACAGGAGAGGTTTCCCCCAAATTGCTGGAGATCCTCGTCTGTCCGGTAACACGCGGTCCTTTGCGCTATGACCGGCACGCTCAGGAACTCATTTCCGATCAGGCGCGGTTGGCCTATCCCATTCGTGACGGCATACCGATTATGTTGCCGGAGGAAGCCCGCTCACTGGACGATACGCCGGCCTGATTGTTCTGCCACTCTTTCAAGAGACTGCCGCAGAGGGGTCAGTTCATCCAGAACCGACAGTCCCAGCCGGCGCACAAAACGGGGCAAGGAACCGGGGCACCCAAAAACTTTATGCAGGCCGTCCAGCCCCATGGCCAGCGCCGTATTGTCAAACCGCCGGCGGCGCTGATAGCCCTCAAGAACGTTAAGGCTGCCGATATCAAGCCCTATACGGCGGGCATCCTCCAGCACATTCACCAGGGTCGCTACGTCTTTTAGTCCCATATTGAACCCCTGACCGGCAAGAGGATGCACGCCGTGGGCGGCATCTCCTACCAACGCCAGACGCGGCTTTACATACTCAAGAGCCAGCCTGAAAGAAAGCGGCCACAGGCCGGGAGGTCCCTCACCCTGCATTTCTCCGAGGTTGTCATTGATACGTTGTTGCACCTCGTGACCCAGTTCATGGGAGTCAAATTGCGCCAAAGCATGCGCCACATCCGGCTTTTCCACCCATACCAGCCCGCTACGATGGAGTGCCGTCGCGTCTGGCGGTAAAGGCAACAGGGCCAACGGTCCTGCCGGGAAAAAATACTGATACGCCACCCCCTCATGAGGTTTTTCATGCGTTAAAACACCCCCGAGCCCGGTGCGGTTGTATGGATGCTCAACCGTTGCGATGCCGGCCTCCCGGCGGCGCGCCGACCGCGCCCCGTCGGCCGCACAACACAACGCCCCCTCAAAAGACACATCCCCCGTAAGTGCCGCCCTTATGCCACTATCCCCACTCTCAAACGTCTCAATGTGAGAGTTGGCATAAAGGCTAATCCCGCTTTGACGGTTCACACAATTTTCCAGTATTACCCGTAAATCCCCGTACTTTACGGTGAACGCCAGAGCCTCACCCTCTCCGCCCTCTCTCTGCCCGAAGCGTATATCAAACTCATCATCACACCCCTCACCATGACAATCTGCAATCGCCATTTGCAAAACCGGCTGAGAGCAATCCCCAAGCTCAAGACCAAGCTTTTGTAAAAAGTCCCGGGAGGCCGGCGTTAATGCAAAAACACGCGAGTCAGGTGCAGTTTCATCAGATATTGAGGGATCAATAAGAGCAACCTCAAAGTCCCGCTGCGCCAGCGCCAATGCCAACGCCAGCCCTACCGGACCCGCACCCGCTACCAGAACGCTGTCTTGCATCACACTGCCTGCCACACTCTTTAGTTCTCTGCCGCTAGTTCTCTGTCTCCAGTGCCGCCGCCCTGTCTTGTGTGGCACGGGTTACAATATAACCGTAGATCTTTTCCGCATCCTCACGGCTTAACAAATCACCAAACGAGGCCATACCGTTATCTTTAAGGAGACCGTCTAATACGATGTCGTAAAACTGATCGTGAACCCCCGGAGACATGCGCCGCAAATCCGGCAATACACCACCACTCACCACCAATGCTCCATGACACAGGCCGCAATAGTTCATGTATAAAACTCCGCCTTCCGCCAGCGCGTCGGCGCTTATATTGACGTCCGGTTGTTCAGGAATGGTGGTATCCAGCGCCGTTAGCACAGGCAAGCGCCCCTTCGCCCCCAACTTGAATGTCAGCAAGCGGCCATCATTGCCATAACGCGCCGCCGCAGACGTACGCGCATCACCGGATGGAACCCCGACACCGCCCCATCCGGCCATAATCGCAATATATTGCTCACCGTCCACCATATAGGTCACCGGCGGTGCAATAATGCCCGTCAGCACCGGAGCCTCCCACAGTATCTGGCCGCTATCCGCCGCATAGGCCACAAAGCGGCCGTCGCCCGTACCCTGAAACACCAGATTTCCTGATGTCGTCAAAACACCGCCGTTCCAGAAGTCAGTATGCTCAACAACCCAGCGCTCCTGACCCGCCACCGGGTCCCACGCTTTCAGATAACCGCTATTAACGGGTAGCTCCGGCAGAGCATTAATGGTCTCTACATACTTGCCCCAGTCCAGACCCAAATTCCACCAGCCGGGGGATTCAGTGAAAGTGCCGCGTTCTTTCCATTCCTCACTGAGGTTATAAATGCCTGCTACCTCCTGAGCCGGGATATACACCAGCCCCGTTTCAGGATTATACGCCATGGGTTGCCAATTATGACCACCGTTAGCAGACGGCAAAATAAATTGCGTTGTCTTGTCATAATTCAACTCTTCATTTTCAACCGGTCTGCCGGTTTGCATATCCACATGAGAAGCCCAGGTTACCGTTACATACTTATCGGCACGCAACAGTTCACCCGTCTCACGGTCAAGGACATAGAAAAAACCATTCTTGGGCGCCTGCATCAAAACCTTGCGGGGCTCCCCGTCAATCTCCATATCCGCCAGAATAATATGCTGCGTCGCCGTGTAATCCCAATTATCCCCCGGTGTTGTCTGATAATGCCAGATCAGGCGGCCCGTATCAGGGTTAAGGGCAATAATGGAAGATAAAAACAGATTATCCCCGCCACCGGGAGAACGGATATGACGCGTCCACGGCGACCCGTTGCCCACACCCACATACAACATGTTCAGGTCAGCATCATAGGCCATGGAGTCCCACGCCGTGCCGCCACCGCCAATCTCCCACCATTTGCCGCCCTTCCATGTTTCAGCGGCCATGACAAGCTCCGGATGCTCAAACGGTTTGTCAGGATTACCCGGCACCGTATAAAACCGCCATACCAACTCGCCGCTATCGACATCGTATGCAGAGACATATCCCCGCACGCCCAGCTCTGCACCACCGTTACCGATGATAATTTTATCCTTAATAATGCGTGGAGCGCCGGTGATGGTATAAGGCTTGCTGCGGTCAATCGTATTGACCTGCCATATCTCATTGCCTGTTCCGGCGTCCAGAGCGATCAACCGGCCATCAAAACTGGCGACATAAACACGGCCCTTCCAGACAGCCACGCCGCGGTTCACCACATCGCAACACCCGTAGCGCGCCCACTCGCCGGGGACTTCCGGATCATATTCCCATAACTCTTCACCCGTTGCCGCGTTCAGCGCCTGAACAATGCCCCACGTACCGGTGGTATAAAGCGTACCATCGACAACAATGGGAGACGCCTCCAGCCCGCGTGTCGTGCCCGTCTCATAAGACCATGCCAGGCCTAAGTCCTGCACATTGTCGTCGGTAATCTGGTCAAGGGGCGAAAACCGTTGCTCATCATACGTGCGCCCATGGGCCAGCCAGTTCTCCGGCTCACTGTCGGCTGCTATAATCCGTGCACC from Parvularculales bacterium harbors:
- a CDS encoding PQQ-dependent dehydrogenase, methanol/ethanol family, with the protein product MPESATANNQTTLKPPSKTPMTGVVLLALMAGVWVAGGIDRGLAQVSEGAGAIDGARIIAADSEPENWLAHGRTYDEQRFSPLDQITDDNVQDLGLAWSYETGTTRGLEASPIVVDGTLYTTGTWGIVQALNAATGEELWEYDPEVPGEWARYGCCDVVNRGVAVWKGRVYVASFDGRLIALDAGTGNEIWQVNTIDRSKPYTITGAPRIIKDKIIIGNGGAELGVRGYVSAYDVDSGELVWRFYTVPGNPDKPFEHPELVMAAETWKGGKWWEIGGGGTAWDSMAYDADLNMLYVGVGNGSPWTRHIRSPGGGDNLFLSSIIALNPDTGRLIWHYQTTPGDNWDYTATQHIILADMEIDGEPRKVLMQAPKNGFFYVLDRETGELLRADKYVTVTWASHVDMQTGRPVENEELNYDKTTQFILPSANGGHNWQPMAYNPETGLVYIPAQEVAGIYNLSEEWKERGTFTESPGWWNLGLDWGKYVETINALPELPVNSGYLKAWDPVAGQERWVVEHTDFWNGGVLTTSGNLVFQGTGDGRFVAYAADSGQILWEAPVLTGIIAPPVTYMVDGEQYIAIMAGWGGVGVPSGDARTSAAARYGNDGRLLTFKLGAKGRLPVLTALDTTIPEQPDVNISADALAEGGVLYMNYCGLCHGALVVSGGVLPDLRRMSPGVHDQFYDIVLDGLLKDNGMASFGDLLSREDAEKIYGYIVTRATQDRAAALETEN
- a CDS encoding FAD-dependent monooxygenase — its product is MAGSVMQDSVLVAGAGPVGLALALALAQRDFEVALIDPSISDETAPDSRVFALTPASRDFLQKLGLELGDCSQPVLQMAIADCHGEGCDDEFDIRFGQREGGEGEALAFTVKYGDLRVILENCVNRQSGISLYANSHIETFESGDSGIRAALTGDVSFEGALCCAADGARSARRREAGIATVEHPYNRTGLGGVLTHEKPHEGVAYQYFFPAGPLALLPLPPDATALHRSGLVWVEKPDVAHALAQFDSHELGHEVQQRINDNLGEMQGEGPPGLWPLSFRLALEYVKPRLALVGDAAHGVHPLAGQGFNMGLKDVATLVNVLEDARRIGLDIGSLNVLEGYQRRRRFDNTALAMGLDGLHKVFGCPGSLPRFVRRLGLSVLDELTPLRQSLERVAEQSGRRIVQ
- a CDS encoding Trm112 family protein, whose translation is MPPTEDKKDVKDKKDTPATGEVSPKLLEILVCPVTRGPLRYDRHAQELISDQARLAYPIRDGIPIMLPEEARSLDDTPA
- the trxA gene encoding thioredoxin, translated to MTDSLHNQGNGVDGTQGSTPNGSFIIETTAEKFAADVMEASMQLPVIVDFWAPWCEPCRQLTPVLEKIVSAANGAVRLVKLNIEDHPAIARQLQVQSIPAVFAFRNGRPVDGFMGALPESQVRQFISKLAGGDVGPTPAEALIEAAGAALQQEDLAAAAQAYGQALQQEPENPAAIGGLAQCYLAMGDNEGARKTLDMAPEALASHPDIAAARAAAALAEKSGDLGESSALEARIADNPDDFGARHDIALILGGAGRKEEAAQHLLHIIERNRNWNDEAARKQLLEFFDAWGPTDPATVDGRRKLSSILFS
- a CDS encoding LON peptidase substrate-binding domain-containing protein, producing the protein MSQNARKTTFDDLPDTLAVFPLGRALLLPRTQLPLNIFEPRYLAMIDDALAGNRLIGMIQPKEADTPGQKDDSSYEADSPELYSVGCVGRITAFSETDDGRVLASLTGICRFEIVEEIKTDTPYRQCRMSFEQFAHDLKEDHGADVVDRDSLLAVLKKWLTRHEMQADWQAINQSSNEQLVNSLSAICPYGAREKQALLETESLEKRNQVLIALTEMALAQNDDQETRLQ